The Anabas testudineus chromosome 5, fAnaTes1.2, whole genome shotgun sequence region GTGTGTAATGAGGAGGCGAGGGTAAGGGCTGCTGTCTTCATTGGTGTGCATTTGTACAGAGTGGCACCGTCTCTGTACAACCCCATCCTTGGTTTGGTctggtgggttttttttcccAGCACTCTTTTGTGACCCACCAACTCCACCCAGTGGATGGGGGGGCAGagtcactgtctctgtctgtctcagagTTCTCTTCTCTGCTCCGAACTGGAGGTTTGCAGCTCCTAATCAGCCACGGGGCCTAACGATAACCCTAAACCTCTTCACCCATCCCCGTGTTCCTACCCCTGTTTTTCCTATTTCCTCCAAAATCCCCCTTGTAGCACCTGTTCTATGCTCATTTACATGTGCTTTTAGCATTATCAAGCTATAGTCAGGCTGTATGAATCAAATTAGTTACTGTATTCGAAATTGCTGCATGTGCTAACTGTGCTCCAGTGAGCTGACAGGTTGCAGCTTTGATCATACTCACCTGTCGTATATTTTTCAAGTATACATCTTCCGCTGTGATTAGTAGTTGTCAATGGGTACATTAGGTGCTTTcttaataatttatttctacttctgtttcctttttttgtgtaaaaaccCTTTATGATGAATATCATTCCATAGATGTGTACCATGCCAAACCATTTTAAAGGCCACATATTGATATGTCAtatatttagtgttttcttatcattatcatcttagaaaggtcaaactgaattttgaaatataacataacatagctGTTCATAACATAGCTTcttatgtttttgttagtttttttttttttttttccccctccctccactGCTCAGTTATCTTCTAACCTTAACTGAACTCTTTACCCACTGGCCTGTGGCCTGTACCCTAATTGCCCAGCCCCTTGCTCCCTGAACCACCACCCCACTTGCAGAGGCCATCTTGAAAAGGAGCTGTGAGTCCTCCAAGTGCCCAGTTATGGCTCTGTGTTCTAATTATTGTCCTTAATATCTCCTTACTTTGTAGATATCTGGAGGTGTGGTAAAAGCAGGACTGGAGGCTTGCAGTGATAGGCCTCTCCTGCAGACCCCCTCTCAGAGACGACCTCGTGATCCAGACGAAGGTACACAGTTTGTTATATGCTCAGAAATATGTTCGGTACCAGTGCAGAATAAAACAGTTCAAATTCTTCCCAGACTCCCTTGAAGGAATGCTACGGTCAGCCTGTAAACGGCCCAAACTGGATGTTACCCTGGACGAGTGGGACCTCTCTGGACTGCCCTGGTGGTTTCTGGGTAACCTCCGTAGTAACTACAGCTGTAGGAGCAATGGTTCCACTGACATCCACACAAACCAAgtaataaactttatttgttACAAAGTTTTATAACACAGCAATAGATGTAATAAACAGAAACTTGGTCAGAGTTATGTAGGGAAATGTCAGTCTTCAATACAGTCATAATTACTTGTCCAGTAGCATAAATTAGACAGTAACAGTGGTGGTCTGACTGATGTGTCAGCTGTCGCCTGCACAGGAGGAGGACACAGCCATTGTATCAGATACCACCGATGACCTCTGGTTCCTCACTGAGGGCGAGAGTGAACAGGTGAGTGTGGAGATGAAAGAGGCTGCACTAGAGGAAGgcagtggaggagaaggagaggccCCACCTGAGGAGGATGAtggaggagggaaagaggaaaaggcAGATCGAGAGGTaggattttttttctactataCCCTATACCCACAAATGAAGATTTAGatttattgatttttctctAAGGGAAGAGGTCTTTACCCTTAGGCTAAGGGTGAAGTTATgataaatttgatttgattaaatatatattcatatatttatccAGATGCAGGAGGAGCCAGATGAAGACTCTCAGTGTCTCAGTGATGATACTGATACAGAGATCTCCACACAGGTCTGTGcaatgtctttttctctctgcataTTGCAGTTGATTTTATGAGTAGATTGGAATCTAACAATGCACATATGTTGCTTAACTCTTTTCCATTAGGATGCATGGCAGTGCACTGAGTGTAGAAAGTACAACACACCTCTTCAAAGGTACTGTGTTCGCTGCTGGGCTCTACGGAAGAACTGGTACAAAGATGTCCCTCGTCTTGCCCATTCTCTTTCCGTTCCTGACATCGCAGCATGTAGTGCTCTCATCACCCATGATGAGGAAGATGACAGCGACACAGGCATTGATGTCCCAGACTGCAGCAGGACAGTGTCTGACCCTGTTATCCTGCCCTCCCACTCCACAGCTGATCGACCACTGCCCACTATGGCTATGGGGAAAGACAAGGGGCCTCGGTCCTCCAGCTTTCACAAGGATGACGTTCTCTCGGGAGGGGAGAGTCAGGAAAATCTGGGCATGGAGATTGAAGAAGTTAGGCCTGAGGCACTGCTGGAGCCTTGCAAGCTCTGTCGAGTGCGACCACGCAATGGAAATATAATACACGGACGTACTGCTCACCTGCTAACCTGCTTTCCATGTGCAAGGAGGCTGCACAAGTTCCAGGCTCCTTGTCCAGGATGTGGCAAGATCATTCAAAAAGTTATTAAGATATTTATCCTCTAAAAATCTCACACACATCTGTCAAGCTCTGGGGcactaaacaacaaaaaatacatttgctcaAACACATGCGTGCACTCTGGTACACTCTCTGCTCATAGACTGACACGCAAGATGTGCACCTTAACCTTTAAAACCTATACGTATACTATACACAAAGTAGGGCACTCGGTGAAACTTGCTCTTGACTGCATGCTTTATGTTGCATTACACTGCCTCTGAAGTATTGTTGATGATACCTTGGACTTGAGACTTTGTCATACCAAATGTTTGCTTTGGTGCCTCATTTAAATAAGGGACATACAAAGgcagatgtatttatttatttattagaagaTCACATTGGGTGCATATTTTGTGAGAGATGATATTGGATTTCATGaagacttctgttttttttttttcaggctgtGTGAATTTTCCTGTTCTTTCCATTGCATTTGTTGAGTTGTGCCATTTGAAAGATGGTGTTGCTTGCTTTAGTTCTGTTGTCTCTtggtatttttctttctccataGAAATCTGGATCATCTggacaaaaatggaaaaatgtgtgcaggtatgtaattacagtatttttgctCTAAGGGTCTAGCccagcttttttttgttgtttttgtttgtttgtttgtttgtttttaaagctttttgtgTCCTTTTTTGTGGCTCTAAGATTTGAATTATGAAGACAAGGCTGAATGAAGACCAGATGGGcaggttttttgttttcaacagttTCACAAACATATCATCctaaacatatatattttcaaaatgtagaATTGAATTTAACCTGCTTGAGAATGCAACAATTTAGTGTACTGTAGTTTTCCCTCGAGCTTGTCATTTGGTGTCAATATGTATTCAATATTTACAGTTGTTAAGCCTCTGATCATAGTTTGCCTGCAGTAGCTTGTCACGATTACCAGTTAATGCTATGAATAAGAAGGATCCACCCTTTGCTGATCCAATAACaatttctgtatattttgtttaatttatttatgattgttttcattgtttaaatGACCAATTCTAATGAAGCATGTAAAGGCAGCACTTGTTACAGAGTTCTTATGTGTGAAGTGTTGTTTTCTGAAAAAAGATCAGAAACCTACTGAATGTACCTTCAGTGAACAGGCCTGCACAGTACTTATTGTTGAGTTGGAGTTCTGACTTAAGCGTTACACTGCCAAGTAATGACTTTGatctttattttgtatataatagattttattttgatgcttGTGTGTACTTGATTATCACATTTCTGGTTTATGTACATACTGCTTTGTTTTAGTAAACGTGAAGTCTGTCTATTAATGTGGTATTGGCTTTCACAAGTAAAATATCTGGTGACAGTAAGCAATTAACTCCATCAGCTCTACTCAGTATAGAGGGAAGGTTGTTATTCCACTCTTTACTTGTGCTTAATCTTTCTGCCAGCAGGTGGGGAGATGTCTCCAATACTGTAGGTGGTGCAAACAGAAGCTGTACAGTACGAGTAATAATATGTAATGCATATTTAGAGCATGCCTCTTGTCCTGACTAGCGTCAGTACTGAGCTGGTGTGAAAGCTATATTGACCATATAAACCCTATAAAAGATTAATGTAGCCTGTTGTATTTATCAACATCATTGTGCACTCTGACAGACAAACTATCTCTAAATGCGAGACCTCTGAAACGACCTATTAAACAGTCTTAATGCTGGTCCTGAATGACACTGTTGCAGTTGGTGACTCTGAGAATATAAAGTACTCTCACATGGTACAGCTAATGtagttgtctttttttcctaCTGGTTATGGaataaaatcagtttatttgtaaaacaataaacatttagaAGTTAGTTGTTTAATTAAGTTCACTTTCTTCCCAGAGGGTATGTTGATATATAGTACCTGCTGGTGACGCGTGCGTGCGCGGCCTAAAGAATAAGTCATTGTATGACAGGCCAGCTGTCAAGTGTCCTCTACTTGACTGGGCTCCAGCACCTGCAACTCCCTTCTGCTTACTCACTGTCCTGCTGCTTGCTTGTGTCCAGTCCACTGTATTTTTGTCCTCTTACTAAGAAGTGGGACAGACAGTGCTACTATCCTACACTTACACTGAAGTTGACTGTTTTACCTCACTTGTTACTTTACAGTATTAGTGGAGTTAAACTGGATGATGTTAAATGAAGACGTGTTTCTAATGTATTGGCCATTTATGAAAATGGGGTAGCCAAAACAATAGTACCAGCTCGCAATATAACGCACTCCAGTACAACTCTATCGCTTACGATTACCTCAATTTGAAACATAAAGTATAATTATCACCTTTCTAGTGATTGTTTTCAATTGTAATAattgttttgtcagtgttgcTGTTTCTAATTGGTAGAGGAATAGAAACCAGGCATtataacatgaaaataaacagttttcctTAGATTGCACTCAAATTCACTACCTGGTTAAATCCATTTAATTATTCTCTACAGTAGCTAACATCCCATATAGTAGTACATAAGTAGTAAATGCTCTTAACAGCCACGCCAGAATGGCATACTGCTTTGTCCGTGGCGTCTAGCACGACTCAGACCATAGAGAC contains the following coding sequences:
- the mdm4 gene encoding protein Mdm4 isoform X2; the protein is MSSLSAQSPAPGSSCRTLPGEGNQVQPKAPLLQILRVAGAQEEVFTLKEVMHYLGQYIMGKQLYDKQRQHIVHCQDDPLGELLEVESFSVKNPSPVYEMLKKYLVVLGCTDAAENLSVGRECVDGGVEDRGQISGGVVKAGLEACSDRPLLQTPSQRRPRDPDEDSLEGMLRSACKRPKLDVTLDEWDLSGLPWWFLGNLRSNYSCRSNGSTDIHTNQEEDTAIVSDTTDDLWFLTEGESEQVSVEMKEAALEEGSGGEGEAPPEEDDGGGKEEKADREMQEEPDEDSQCLSDDTDTEISTQDAWQCTECRKYNTPLQRYCVRCWALRKNWYKDVPRLAHSLSVPDIAACSALITHDEEDDSDTGIDVPDCSRTVSDPVILPSHSTADRPLPTMAMGKDKGPRSSSFHKDDVLSGGESQENLGMEIEEVRPEALLEPCKLCRVRPRNGNIIHGRTAHLLTCFPCARRLHKFQAPCPGCGKIIQKVIKIFIL
- the mdm4 gene encoding protein Mdm4 isoform X3, whose amino-acid sequence is MTLWESCSKWRASLSKTRVRCMKCSRSTWLCLVALISGGVVKAGLEACSDRPLLQTPSQRRPRDPDEDSLEGMLRSACKRPKLDVTLDEWDLSGLPWWFLGNLRSNYSCRSNGSTDIHTNQLSPAQEEDTAIVSDTTDDLWFLTEGESEQVSVEMKEAALEEGSGGEGEAPPEEDDGGGKEEKADREMQEEPDEDSQCLSDDTDTEISTQDAWQCTECRKYNTPLQRYCVRCWALRKNWYKDVPRLAHSLSVPDIAACSALITHDEEDDSDTGIDVPDCSRTVSDPVILPSHSTADRPLPTMAMGKDKGPRSSSFHKDDVLSGGESQENLGMEIEEVRPEALLEPCKLCRVRPRNGNIIHGRTAHLLTCFPCARRLHKFQAPCPGCGKIIQKVIKIFIL
- the mdm4 gene encoding protein Mdm4 isoform X1 encodes the protein MSSLSAQSPAPGSSCRTLPGEGNQVQPKAPLLQILRVAGAQEEVFTLKEVMHYLGQYIMGKQLYDKQRQHIVHCQDDPLGELLEVESFSVKNPSPVYEMLKKYLVVLGCTDAAENLSVGRECVDGGVEDRGQISGGVVKAGLEACSDRPLLQTPSQRRPRDPDEDSLEGMLRSACKRPKLDVTLDEWDLSGLPWWFLGNLRSNYSCRSNGSTDIHTNQLSPAQEEDTAIVSDTTDDLWFLTEGESEQVSVEMKEAALEEGSGGEGEAPPEEDDGGGKEEKADREMQEEPDEDSQCLSDDTDTEISTQDAWQCTECRKYNTPLQRYCVRCWALRKNWYKDVPRLAHSLSVPDIAACSALITHDEEDDSDTGIDVPDCSRTVSDPVILPSHSTADRPLPTMAMGKDKGPRSSSFHKDDVLSGGESQENLGMEIEEVRPEALLEPCKLCRVRPRNGNIIHGRTAHLLTCFPCARRLHKFQAPCPGCGKIIQKVIKIFIL